One window of Rasiella rasia genomic DNA carries:
- the rpe gene encoding ribulose-phosphate 3-epimerase → MSHTRIAPSILAADFANLQRDVEMVNNSQADWFHIDIMDGVFVPNISFGMPVLRDIAKHATKTIDVHLMIVDPDRYIKTFASLGANILTVHYEACTHLHRTLQAIKAAGMQAGVALNPHTNISLLEDTIQDIDLVCLMSVNPGFGGQSFIENTYDKVRALKKLIQAKNAPTLIEIDGGVTNKNALLLKEAGADVLVAGSYVFKAENPSETITGLKEIVA, encoded by the coding sequence ATGAGCCATACACGTATTGCCCCATCTATATTAGCCGCAGATTTTGCGAATCTTCAACGCGATGTTGAAATGGTAAACAATAGCCAAGCAGATTGGTTTCATATTGATATCATGGACGGTGTTTTTGTACCGAATATCTCCTTCGGAATGCCTGTTTTACGAGACATTGCAAAACATGCCACCAAAACAATAGACGTGCATTTAATGATTGTAGATCCAGATCGTTATATTAAGACTTTTGCTTCCTTAGGCGCAAACATACTCACCGTACACTACGAAGCTTGTACACACTTACATAGAACACTACAAGCCATAAAGGCGGCAGGAATGCAAGCAGGAGTGGCTTTAAATCCGCATACCAATATTTCATTACTCGAAGACACCATACAAGATATTGATTTAGTATGCTTAATGAGTGTAAATCCAGGTTTTGGCGGACAAAGTTTTATAGAAAACACCTACGACAAAGTTCGTGCTCTTAAAAAATTAATTCAAGCAAAAAATGCCCCTACATTAATTGAAATAGATGGCGGCGTAACCAATAAAAATGCTTTACTCCTAAAAGAGGCTGGAGCAGACGTTTTGGTTGCTGGTAGTTATGTTTTTAAAGCCGAAAATCCTTCTGAAACAATTACTGGTTTAAAAGAAATTGTGGCCTAA
- a CDS encoding phosphatase PAP2 family protein produces MNNIILLLVLFLFQISLGQQAQKDTITTTKTTKFKYEALVIPTALIGYGVLGLNSDRLQGWDKTINTQFSKQGKHKGMVDEYLQYTPALSVYALNAIGIEGKHRFKERTVILGTAAIIAGVPVSVLKNQRIVIRPNGKNAFSFPSGHTALAFLGAEFLHQEYKDVSVWYSISGYAVATATGIFRIYNNNHWFSDVVAGAGIGIFATKIAYWVYPLIEKTFFSEAEGNAGMVLPYYNGQEIGLTVSVIW; encoded by the coding sequence ATGAATAACATCATATTACTACTCGTATTGTTTCTTTTCCAGATTTCGCTGGGACAGCAAGCTCAAAAAGATACGATAACCACCACCAAAACGACAAAATTTAAATACGAAGCTCTAGTCATCCCCACAGCATTAATAGGATATGGTGTGCTTGGCCTCAACAGTGATAGACTTCAAGGATGGGATAAGACAATAAACACCCAATTTTCTAAACAAGGCAAACACAAAGGAATGGTAGATGAATATCTTCAATATACTCCTGCCCTTTCTGTTTATGCGCTAAATGCAATTGGTATAGAAGGGAAACATAGATTTAAAGAACGTACCGTAATTCTAGGGACAGCAGCAATTATTGCAGGCGTACCCGTAAGCGTTCTTAAAAACCAACGTATTGTTATTAGACCCAATGGGAAAAATGCATTTTCATTTCCTTCAGGACATACAGCACTCGCGTTTTTAGGCGCAGAATTTCTACATCAAGAATACAAAGATGTTTCTGTGTGGTACAGTATTTCTGGATATGCTGTAGCTACCGCCACGGGAATTTTCAGAATCTATAATAATAACCATTGGTTTTCAGATGTGGTGGCTGGTGCCGGTATTGGTATTTTTGCTACTAAAATTGCCTATTGGGTATATCCACTTATAGAAAAAACCTTTTTTAGTGAAGCTGAAGGCAATGCAGGCATGGTACTCCCCTACTACAACGGACAAGAAATTGGTTTAACAGTATCGGTTATCTGGTAG
- a CDS encoding GatB/YqeY domain-containing protein, which produces MSLSSTIMDAMKIAMKEKNQEALQALRSVKSAILLAQTESGAKEDLSEEAELKLLQKLVKQRKDSAAIYKEQGREDLAAPELAEAKVISQFLPEQLTEDEVAVLVDEAIGQTGASSMADMGKVMGMVNGKAAGRADGKTISMIVKQRLSN; this is translated from the coding sequence ATGAGTTTATCAAGTACCATTATGGATGCAATGAAAATTGCAATGAAGGAGAAGAACCAAGAAGCCCTACAGGCATTAAGATCTGTAAAGTCTGCAATATTATTAGCTCAGACAGAAAGTGGGGCAAAAGAAGACTTAAGTGAAGAAGCCGAGTTAAAGTTACTTCAGAAGTTGGTAAAGCAGAGAAAAGATAGCGCAGCTATATATAAAGAGCAGGGAAGAGAAGATTTGGCTGCGCCAGAATTGGCAGAAGCAAAAGTGATTTCTCAATTTTTGCCTGAGCAGTTAACAGAAGATGAAGTAGCAGTCTTGGTAGATGAAGCCATTGGGCAGACAGGAGCAAGTTCTATGGCAGACATGGGAAAGGTAATGGGAATGGTTAATGGCAAAGCAGCAGGAAGAGCAGATGGTAAAACCATAAGCATGATTGTTAAACAACGATTGAGTAACTAA
- a CDS encoding YpdA family putative bacillithiol disulfide reductase, which produces MNIPQDVLIIGGGPIGIACALACKSKNLSYTVLEKGALTNSLFNYPLNMQFFSTSEKLELDNIPFISKAPKPGRDEALEYYRRVAVSNKLKINLFERVLSVRKEDGVFTVVSEKQTYKAHHVIVATGFYDIPKVLNVPGENLSKVSHYYKEAHPYVFQKTIIVGASNSAVDAALEIWRKGGDVTMVIRGESIGERVKYWVKPDIENRIKEGSIKVYFNSEISEIRAHEVVITTSKGKKTLENDYVLALTGYLPNFSFLKSIGITLSEEKNVPQYNDKTMESNVAGLYLAGVICGGVATHTWFIENSRVHAQLIISHVVKEEA; this is translated from the coding sequence ATGAATATACCCCAAGATGTACTTATAATAGGTGGCGGCCCAATAGGAATTGCCTGCGCCTTAGCATGTAAATCTAAAAACTTAAGCTATACGGTGTTAGAAAAGGGAGCCCTTACCAACTCTTTATTTAACTATCCATTAAACATGCAGTTCTTTTCTACTTCGGAAAAATTAGAACTTGACAACATTCCCTTTATAAGTAAAGCCCCCAAGCCTGGCAGAGACGAGGCATTAGAATACTATCGCCGTGTGGCGGTTTCAAACAAACTAAAAATTAACTTATTTGAAAGGGTACTTTCGGTACGAAAAGAAGATGGTGTATTTACGGTAGTTTCAGAAAAACAAACGTATAAAGCACACCATGTTATTGTAGCTACAGGGTTCTATGACATTCCTAAAGTATTAAATGTTCCTGGTGAAAATTTATCGAAGGTATCTCATTATTATAAAGAGGCTCATCCCTACGTTTTTCAAAAAACAATTATAGTGGGCGCGAGCAACAGTGCGGTAGATGCCGCACTAGAAATTTGGAGAAAAGGCGGTGATGTTACCATGGTCATTCGAGGAGAAAGCATTGGTGAACGTGTTAAATACTGGGTAAAACCAGATATTGAAAACCGAATTAAAGAAGGAAGTATAAAAGTATATTTCAATTCGGAAATTTCAGAAATAAGAGCACATGAAGTAGTTATCACAACATCTAAGGGCAAAAAAACACTTGAAAACGACTATGTACTTGCCCTTACCGGTTACCTACCTAATTTTTCATTTCTAAAATCGATTGGCATAACGCTTTCCGAAGAAAAAAATGTGCCGCAATACAACGATAAAACTATGGAAAGTAACGTAGCAGGTTTGTATTTAGCTGGTGTGATTTGTGGTGGTGTAGCTACGCATACATGGTTTATTGAGAACTCAAGAGTACATGCACAGCTTATTATTTCTCACGTAGTTAAAGAGGAGGCTTAA
- a CDS encoding zinc-dependent peptidase: MMYILQADVDNTWLAPYAYTIVLLGFGFFLFRVFENWYASNFNKPLFRHFFVYKKISAAQVTILENEFYFYTLLSAKHKRQFKHRIATFIASKEFVGRDGLVITERMKTLIAAVGCMLSFGRKNYEYSLIKYVLIYPEEFYSEANQAYHKGEFNPRQKALVFSWKDFEFGYRINDDNLNLGIHEFMHAMQLEARKSRDIDATRFSKQFQNILKRLTHQEVKDKLDETRYFRAYAFTNQYEFMAVLAEYFIESPTDFKDHFPQLYDHTQKLLNFRFAGY, from the coding sequence ATGATGTACATCTTACAAGCCGATGTTGATAATACTTGGTTGGCGCCTTATGCCTATACTATTGTTTTGTTAGGTTTCGGTTTTTTTCTTTTTAGAGTTTTCGAAAATTGGTATGCCTCAAATTTCAACAAACCGCTGTTTCGACATTTTTTTGTGTACAAGAAGATTTCGGCTGCACAAGTGACCATCCTTGAAAATGAATTTTACTTTTACACCTTGCTTTCAGCAAAACACAAAAGACAATTTAAACACAGAATTGCCACTTTTATCGCGAGTAAAGAGTTTGTAGGAAGAGATGGCTTGGTGATTACAGAGCGAATGAAAACGCTCATTGCCGCTGTGGGCTGTATGCTAAGTTTTGGCAGAAAGAACTACGAATACAGTCTAATAAAATATGTTTTAATTTACCCAGAAGAATTTTATAGTGAGGCGAATCAAGCCTACCATAAAGGAGAGTTTAATCCGAGACAGAAGGCTCTAGTGTTTTCCTGGAAAGATTTTGAATTTGGCTACCGAATTAACGACGATAATCTCAACCTCGGAATCCATGAGTTTATGCATGCGATGCAGCTAGAAGCCAGAAAAAGTAGGGATATAGATGCTACTCGCTTTTCTAAACAATTTCAGAATATTCTTAAAAGATTAACCCATCAAGAAGTTAAAGATAAGCTTGATGAAACCCGATATTTTAGAGCATATGCGTTTACAAATCAATACGAATTTATGGCGGTTTTAGCCGAGTATTTTATTGAATCTCCAACCGATTTTAAAGATCATTTCCCTCAATTATACGACCATACTCAAAAGCTACTCAATTTTAGGTTTGCAGGGTATTAG
- a CDS encoding helix-turn-helix domain-containing protein codes for MRKIKVQSLPLFEVIQDIANAFNVSYQENCGEYHVDIPKKIGSGFIKGINFDGGFGILIYQCTFSQDIEFHFVIDKVHPLKFLYCLKGELEHRFQDNEENNTIEQYQSAIVASKSTNGHILRFKAETEIQVGSLEIDRNIFQDKIDCELKSLSPELKTLFSDKKAVNEFYHNGFYSLQIADLFKKIETFENNDFVRRIFLEGQAYDILTHQIVQYHDDINEDNGGGVLRSYEVSMIQKATDIIDYGLADLDSIEELAQEVGINANKLQQGFKHLHGTTVNGYIQHRRMIYAKTLLNNTDFNISEIVEKLGLSSKSYFSKIFKETYQISPSEYRQNNKKLRLK; via the coding sequence ATGCGAAAAATAAAAGTTCAATCCTTACCTCTTTTTGAAGTAATACAAGATATTGCTAATGCTTTTAATGTGTCTTATCAAGAAAATTGTGGAGAATACCATGTAGACATACCTAAAAAAATTGGTTCGGGGTTTATTAAGGGAATTAATTTTGATGGTGGTTTTGGTATTCTTATTTATCAATGCACATTTAGTCAGGACATTGAATTTCATTTTGTGATAGATAAAGTGCACCCACTTAAATTCCTTTATTGCCTTAAAGGAGAGCTTGAGCATCGCTTTCAAGATAATGAAGAAAATAATACCATAGAACAATACCAAAGTGCGATTGTTGCCAGTAAAAGCACTAACGGACATATACTGCGCTTTAAAGCAGAAACCGAAATACAAGTGGGCAGTTTAGAAATAGATCGTAACATTTTTCAGGACAAAATCGACTGCGAATTAAAAAGTCTATCTCCAGAGCTTAAAACTTTATTTTCAGATAAAAAGGCGGTCAATGAATTTTATCATAATGGATTTTACAGCCTTCAAATTGCAGATTTATTTAAGAAAATTGAAACTTTTGAAAACAATGATTTTGTAAGAAGAATTTTCTTAGAAGGACAGGCATACGACATCTTAACACACCAAATTGTACAATACCACGATGACATTAACGAAGATAACGGGGGTGGTGTTTTACGTAGTTATGAAGTTTCTATGATTCAAAAAGCTACTGACATAATAGATTACGGTCTTGCCGATTTAGATTCTATAGAAGAGCTTGCTCAAGAGGTAGGTATTAATGCAAATAAGCTACAACAAGGGTTTAAACATTTACATGGTACTACAGTAAATGGTTACATTCAGCATAGAAGAATGATTTATGCAAAGACGCTTTTAAATAATACCGATTTCAATATTTCTGAAATCGTCGAAAAGTTAGGATTATCAAGCAAAAGTTACTTCTCAAAAATTTTTAAAGAAACATACCAGATATCGCCTTCAGAGTATAGACAAAACAATAAAAAGCTTAGGTTAAAATAG
- a CDS encoding sigma-70 family RNA polymerase sigma factor has product MRQLKITKQVTNRETASLDKYLQEIGKVDLITADEEVELAQKIKAGDPRALEKLTKANLRFVVSVAKQYQNQGLTLPDLINEGNLGLIKAAQRFDETRGFKFISYAVWWIRQSILQALAEQSRIVRLPLNKIGSINKINKTFAFLEQAHQRPPSAEEIAKELDMTINDVKESMKNSGRHVSMDAPLVEGEDSNLYDVLRSGESPNPDRTLLHESLRTEIERALETLTPREADVIRLYFGLGDQHPMTLEEIGETFDLTRERVRQIKEKAIRRLKHTSRSKILKTYLG; this is encoded by the coding sequence ATGAGACAACTTAAGATAACAAAACAGGTTACCAATAGGGAAACCGCGTCTTTAGACAAGTATTTACAAGAAATTGGCAAGGTAGACCTTATTACCGCAGATGAAGAAGTTGAATTGGCACAAAAAATCAAGGCAGGCGACCCACGCGCACTTGAAAAACTTACGAAAGCCAATCTTCGTTTTGTAGTATCTGTAGCAAAGCAATACCAGAACCAAGGACTTACACTTCCTGATTTAATTAATGAAGGAAACCTAGGGCTTATTAAAGCGGCACAACGTTTTGATGAAACTCGAGGTTTTAAGTTTATTTCGTACGCTGTATGGTGGATTAGACAATCTATCTTACAGGCACTGGCAGAACAATCGCGTATCGTACGTTTGCCACTTAACAAAATTGGAAGTATTAATAAAATAAATAAAACTTTTGCTTTCCTCGAGCAAGCGCACCAAAGGCCGCCATCTGCAGAAGAGATTGCTAAAGAATTAGATATGACTATTAATGACGTGAAAGAGAGTATGAAAAACTCTGGACGTCATGTATCTATGGATGCACCTTTAGTTGAAGGAGAAGACAGTAACTTATACGATGTTTTGCGAAGTGGAGAATCTCCAAATCCAGACCGTACATTGTTGCACGAGTCGCTACGAACTGAAATTGAACGTGCCCTCGAAACCTTGACACCAAGAGAGGCCGATGTTATTCGATTGTATTTTGGTTTGGGTGATCAACACCCAATGACTTTAGAAGAAATTGGAGAAACTTTCGATCTTACTAGAGAGCGTGTTCGCCAGATTAAAGAAAAGGCTATCCGTAGATTAAAGCACACTTCGAGAAGTAAAATTCTGAAAACGTATTTGGGCTAA
- a CDS encoding lmo0937 family membrane protein: MKDLIWLIVVILIVGWLIGFFGFAAAVGNFIHILLVLAVIMILYKLLTGKKI; the protein is encoded by the coding sequence ATGAAAGACTTAATTTGGTTAATTGTAGTTATCTTGATAGTAGGATGGCTCATTGGATTTTTTGGCTTTGCAGCCGCGGTTGGTAACTTTATCCATATTTTGCTAGTACTCGCTGTAATAATGATTCTTTATAAATTACTTACAGGTAAAAAGATATAA
- a CDS encoding RNA polymerase sigma factor — protein MKLEELIKACKKNDRTAQSQLFEQYKDVLYYISLKYSRNEVEAEDNLHDAFMVIFDKIGTYKNKGSFEGWMKRITMFKAIDRYKNNKYVPTEFNDNILEADVSISSETDSPPLDILLKYIQELPDGYRLVFNMYQMDGYSHKEVARILGISEGTSKSNYHRAKLLLQKRITTEQPHKTQTHGK, from the coding sequence TTGAAACTAGAAGAGTTAATAAAAGCATGTAAAAAGAATGACCGCACGGCTCAAAGCCAACTCTTTGAGCAGTATAAGGATGTGCTGTATTACATTTCACTAAAATATAGTAGAAATGAAGTTGAAGCGGAAGATAATCTTCACGATGCGTTTATGGTTATTTTCGATAAAATTGGCACGTACAAAAATAAAGGCAGTTTTGAAGGGTGGATGAAACGCATTACCATGTTTAAGGCTATAGACCGTTACAAAAACAATAAGTATGTACCTACAGAGTTTAACGACAATATATTAGAAGCAGACGTCTCTATAAGCAGCGAAACAGACTCCCCACCGTTAGACATTTTATTAAAATATATACAAGAATTACCAGATGGGTACCGTCTTGTATTTAATATGTATCAAATGGATGGGTATTCGCACAAAGAAGTTGCTCGTATTTTAGGCATCTCTGAAGGCACCTCTAAATCTAATTATCACAGGGCAAAGCTACTGTTGCAAAAACGAATTACAACAGAACAACCCCATAAAACACAGACCCATGGAAAATAA
- the ftsA gene encoding cell division protein FtsA, with protein MENESIAVGLDIGTTKIVAMIGRNNEYGKMEILGIGKSKSLGVHRGVVNNITQTIQSIQQAVQDAETSSGLKIEDVVVGIAGQHIRSLQHSDYITRNNSDEVIDVEDIDRLCNQVHKLVMLPGEEIIHVLPQDFKVDGQAEIKEPIGMYGGRLEANFHVVVGQVSSIRNIGRCVKSTGLELSGITLEPLASANAVLSQEEKEAGVALIDIGGGTTDLAIFKDGIIRHTAVIPFGGNVITEDIKEGCSIIEKQAELLKIKFGSAWPGENKDNEIVSIPGLRGREPKEITLKNLSKIIHARVVEIIEQVYLEIKNYGHEEQKKKLIAGIVLTGGGSQLQHLKQLVEYITGMDTRIGYPNEHLAGGSDGETTSPLYATAVGLVLNSLENKHRVAPKAIEALESAGDDAETQSSTAGGEMHTDTRDETPKERKRFFDKWAEKFKEFLDNAE; from the coding sequence ATGGAAAACGAAAGCATAGCGGTAGGATTAGATATTGGTACCACCAAGATTGTTGCTATGATTGGTAGGAACAATGAGTACGGTAAAATGGAGATTTTAGGCATTGGGAAGTCTAAAAGCCTTGGTGTACATCGTGGTGTGGTAAATAACATTACCCAAACCATACAATCTATTCAGCAAGCGGTACAAGATGCAGAAACGTCTTCAGGCTTAAAGATTGAAGATGTTGTAGTGGGTATTGCTGGGCAGCATATTAGAAGCCTTCAGCATAGTGATTATATTACCAGAAACAATAGTGATGAAGTAATTGATGTAGAAGATATTGATCGGTTATGCAACCAAGTTCACAAATTGGTAATGCTACCAGGTGAGGAGATTATTCATGTGCTTCCTCAGGATTTTAAAGTAGATGGCCAGGCAGAGATTAAGGAGCCTATAGGAATGTATGGAGGTCGCTTAGAAGCAAACTTTCATGTAGTTGTCGGGCAAGTATCGTCTATTAGAAACATTGGGAGATGTGTAAAAAGTACAGGACTAGAATTGTCGGGTATTACACTAGAACCTTTGGCTTCGGCAAATGCTGTACTTAGTCAAGAAGAGAAAGAAGCGGGTGTAGCATTAATCGATATTGGTGGTGGCACAACAGACTTGGCGATTTTTAAAGATGGCATTATTAGACATACTGCGGTAATTCCTTTTGGTGGAAATGTAATTACCGAAGACATTAAAGAAGGCTGTAGTATTATTGAAAAGCAGGCAGAATTACTGAAAATTAAATTTGGTTCTGCATGGCCTGGAGAAAATAAGGATAACGAAATTGTTTCTATTCCCGGATTACGTGGTAGAGAACCTAAAGAAATTACACTGAAGAACCTTTCAAAAATAATTCATGCGCGCGTAGTAGAAATTATAGAACAGGTTTATTTAGAGATAAAAAATTACGGTCACGAAGAACAAAAGAAGAAGTTAATCGCTGGTATTGTACTTACTGGAGGAGGCTCTCAATTGCAACATTTAAAGCAGTTGGTAGAATACATTACGGGAATGGACACACGTATTGGCTACCCGAATGAGCATCTAGCTGGAGGCAGTGATGGCGAAACTACGAGTCCGTTGTACGCAACAGCCGTAGGTCTTGTTCTAAATAGTTTAGAGAACAAGCATCGTGTAGCACCAAAAGCAATAGAGGCCCTAGAAAGTGCCGGTGATGATGCGGAAACACAATCAAGTACTGCTGGAGGAGAGATGCATACTGATACTAGAGATGAAACCCCAAAAGAGCGTAAGCGCTTCTTTGATAAGTGGGCAGAAAAGTTTAAAGAATTTTTAGATAACGCAGAATAA
- the ftsZ gene encoding cell division protein FtsZ produces the protein MSTNFDETIAFDMPKNQSNVIKVIGVGGGGSNAINHMFSQGIKGVDFVICNTDAQALENSAVPIKIQLGVSLTEGLGAGANPAIGEQSAMESLEEIKNMLATNTKMIFITAGMGGGTGTGAAPIIAKMAKELDVLTVGIVTIPFQFEGKMRSEQAQIGVEKLRQNCDSLIVINNNKLREVYGNLGFKAGFSKADEVLATAARGIAEVITHHYTQNIDLRDAKTVLANSGTAIMGSASASGANRAHEAINKALDSPLLNDNSIQGAKNVLLLIVSGNEEITIDEIGEISDHIQTQAGYSANIIMGIGEDETLEGAVAITVIATGFNAEQQDDIANTETKKIIHTLEEEQKAEQDLSPKKGATPVELPNETAKQPPVVEKPVIRHTLVLDEEEAPIKKPEAKTVPAVEEPTDTQAELPFEGYIETSELIRNIKVESTQIDIHHLAEFEQLLINEIDVNSFEIVKPPVEVEEISVETTTEEEFIISEKKETPISQEPEVEEQMLMFDLPVNATETPAATTEVQLEEQKEEILTSRIEDIEVNEPVEIIPITEVSGDGVKRYSLDDYEEKEAELLGAKPAAKQVAEEEIAFETKTVETTETEDEVSPDDADPLNTPIAKLLASRTEERKKKMKEFNYKFRNSSSKIDDIEKQPAYKRMGIELEDSDTDTTISRTSVSTDDDDVDLRNNNSFLHDNVD, from the coding sequence ATGAGTACTAACTTTGATGAAACAATCGCATTCGATATGCCAAAAAACCAAAGCAATGTCATAAAGGTCATTGGTGTTGGTGGTGGTGGTAGTAATGCAATTAACCACATGTTTAGTCAAGGCATTAAAGGTGTAGATTTTGTAATCTGCAATACAGATGCCCAGGCTTTAGAAAATAGCGCTGTGCCTATTAAAATTCAACTAGGTGTCTCACTTACTGAAGGATTAGGAGCAGGAGCGAACCCAGCTATTGGTGAACAATCTGCTATGGAAAGTCTTGAAGAAATCAAGAACATGCTTGCCACAAATACCAAAATGATTTTTATTACTGCCGGTATGGGTGGTGGTACTGGTACAGGAGCAGCTCCTATTATAGCGAAAATGGCAAAAGAGCTGGATGTACTTACCGTGGGAATTGTAACTATTCCGTTTCAGTTTGAAGGAAAAATGCGAAGTGAACAAGCACAGATTGGTGTTGAAAAACTCCGTCAGAATTGCGATTCGCTAATTGTAATAAACAATAATAAATTACGTGAGGTATATGGTAATTTAGGTTTTAAAGCTGGTTTTTCTAAGGCAGATGAAGTATTAGCCACTGCAGCGCGAGGTATTGCAGAGGTAATTACACATCACTACACGCAGAATATTGACTTGCGTGATGCTAAAACAGTATTGGCAAATAGCGGTACAGCAATTATGGGTAGCGCTAGTGCTAGTGGGGCTAACCGTGCACACGAAGCCATTAACAAGGCGCTAGATTCTCCGTTGTTAAACGACAATAGTATTCAAGGGGCTAAGAATGTGTTGCTTCTTATTGTTTCCGGTAATGAAGAAATTACGATCGATGAGATTGGTGAAATTAGTGATCACATTCAGACACAAGCTGGTTACAGCGCCAATATTATTATGGGTATTGGTGAAGATGAAACGTTAGAAGGTGCGGTAGCAATTACAGTTATTGCAACTGGGTTCAACGCAGAGCAACAAGACGACATTGCCAATACAGAGACTAAGAAAATTATACATACGTTAGAGGAAGAACAGAAGGCAGAGCAAGATCTTTCACCAAAGAAAGGTGCAACACCGGTTGAATTGCCTAATGAAACTGCAAAACAACCACCTGTAGTAGAAAAACCGGTGATAAGGCATACGTTGGTTTTAGACGAGGAGGAAGCGCCAATAAAGAAGCCAGAGGCAAAGACAGTTCCAGCCGTTGAGGAGCCTACAGATACACAAGCAGAACTTCCATTTGAAGGGTATATTGAAACATCTGAACTTATTAGAAATATTAAGGTTGAATCAACACAGATAGATATTCATCATTTGGCAGAATTTGAACAACTTCTAATCAATGAAATTGATGTTAATAGCTTCGAAATTGTAAAGCCTCCAGTTGAAGTAGAGGAAATTTCCGTAGAGACTACTACAGAAGAAGAATTTATTATTTCAGAAAAGAAGGAAACCCCTATTTCACAAGAACCAGAAGTAGAAGAGCAAATGCTGATGTTCGATTTGCCAGTAAATGCTACGGAAACTCCAGCAGCTACAACCGAGGTACAGCTTGAAGAACAAAAGGAAGAAATACTTACTTCTAGGATAGAAGATATTGAGGTAAATGAGCCTGTAGAAATTATCCCAATTACTGAAGTTTCTGGTGATGGGGTGAAACGCTATAGCTTAGACGACTATGAAGAGAAAGAAGCAGAATTATTAGGCGCGAAGCCTGCTGCAAAACAAGTAGCTGAAGAAGAGATTGCGTTTGAAACTAAAACCGTAGAAACTACCGAAACTGAAGACGAGGTATCACCAGACGATGCAGATCCGCTAAATACGCCTATTGCTAAATTACTAGCCTCAAGAACTGAAGAGCGAAAAAAGAAAATGAAGGAGTTTAATTATAAGTTCCGAAATAGCTCTTCTAAGATAGATGATATTGAAAAGCAACCTGCATACAAGCGCATGGGAATTGAACTAGAAGATTCTGATACAGATACTACTATTTCACGAACTTCTGTAAGTACAGATGATGATGACGTTGATTTGAGAAATAATAATTCGTTTTTACACGATAATGTAGATTAG
- a CDS encoding BLUF domain-containing protein, with amino-acid sequence MIYTLCYVSKAAENLDASSLEEIFSITINKNTKRGISGILMYGMGNFFQVLEGEEQTVETLYKEQILKDPRHSDIFEVIRKPTEIPIFKEYSSLFTIVKTNEQLAQIKKYLNQHRVDSSTSEKLGRLLKPFLLEI; translated from the coding sequence ATGATTTACACCCTCTGTTATGTGAGCAAAGCTGCAGAAAATCTTGATGCAAGCTCTTTGGAGGAAATTTTCTCAATCACGATAAATAAAAACACTAAAAGAGGGATTAGCGGAATCCTTATGTACGGTATGGGCAACTTTTTTCAAGTGTTAGAGGGTGAAGAGCAAACTGTAGAAACCTTGTACAAAGAACAAATTCTAAAAGACCCTAGACATTCCGACATTTTCGAGGTAATACGGAAGCCCACTGAGATACCGATATTTAAAGAATATAGCTCACTGTTTACAATAGTAAAAACCAATGAACAGCTAGCACAAATAAAAAAATACCTAAACCAACACAGAGTAGATTCTTCAACTAGCGAAAAGTTAGGTCGTCTCTTAAAACCTTTTCTATTAGAAATATGA